A region of the Nocardia nova SH22a genome:
TTCCCCTTTGTGCGCACGTCACGTAGCTTGTGAGAGTGCCCGTCCAATCTCCGAATTCCGGTAGGCATCACAACGAATTCTCTCGGACCGGCTAACGGGTGTAATCCCCCGGAGCGATTCACCTCACGTGCGGGAAATTCCGGCACATCGATCGGACAGATCGAATCCCAGCGAGAGGAAATCTCTATGATCAGCATTCTTATGGACATCGTGCGCGTGACGCTCGCGACCGGCAGTGCCGCCGTCACGGGCAGCGCGAACACCGGCAGCACGGCGCTGTGGGGCTGATCGCGCCCTCCCGATGAGCCTGCCGGGTCGCGGTGGCGGCCCGGCAGGTCCGGTCGTGCGTATCAGGAATTGCAGGCCGGGGCGGGTGTCGGTCCACAGGTGCCACCCCGGCCTGCGCGAGAGTGCGGACGTGCCCGACGGGTCGGGTCGTCGGTGCGTGCGGCTACGGCGCGGCGCTCACTCGCGCGCTCGGAAAGCCTGCTTCCGTCCGGATCTCTCGTACGGGGACGGACACGCCTGGAGACCAAAATCGGCTGTGCCCTACCCGATTTCGACCATACGGACATCGGCGGCCGATGGTGGTCCGAGCGCGGCGATGCCGGGCAGTGCACAACGGTCGGCCACCGGATCGTTGTACACAGTCCCTATTCCGCCGCGCCGTCGCGCCGCCCGCCTCGGCGCGCCCGGACCGGCTACGGTCGTGCAGGGCGCTCGGTGTGCCCCGGCCGGAAAGGTGTGTCCCGTGACGGTTTTCGCATTGATCTGTGTGGGTGTCGCCGTACTGATCCATCTCTACATCTGGGTGCTGGAGTCGCTGCTGTGGACGCGTCCCCGGACCCGCGCGACCTTCGGCATCGATGCCGAGCAGGCGGCCGCGACCCGGGAGATGGCCTTCAATCAGGGCTTCTACAACCTGTTTCTGGCCATCGTGGCGGCCGTGGGGATCGGATTCGCCGCTTCCGGGAACCGAGCGGTCGGCGTGGCGCTGATCGCGGCCGGTGCGGGATCGATGGTGCTGGCGGGTGTGGTGCTGCTCGTATCCTCACCGGACAAGGCGCGTGCGGCCGCGATTCAGCTCGTCCCGCCGCTGCTCGGTTGTCTCGCACTCGCGCTGAGTGCCGCGTTCTGAGCGACCGGGACGAGGGTGCGGCTCAGTCGAGCCAGTTCTCGTCGACCGGCCACCCGGCCGAGACGAGGTGGTCGCGCACCCGCACCAGATCCGATTCCCGCGGCATACCGTCGGTGAGCCGGGTGATGACGACTCCCGCGTCGGCCTTGTCCGCGGGCAGGGTGCCCTGCACGCGCAGTTCCTCTGCCACCTGCTGGATTTCGGCATGGGACAACCGCCGCGCCAGCAGGGCCAGCAGCGGGACGTAGTCGGTGTCGGGCACCCCTTGCGGGTAGCCGGTGCGCAGCCACTCGACGATCTTGGCCAATAAGCCGGACAGCGCCATTCGTCACGCGTCCGCGGGGTCCGCCAGGGGCCACCCGCCCGCGACCAGGCGGGCCGCCACCCGTTTCACATCGTCGTCGCCGGGCTTCTCCAGAGCCAGTGCGGCGATGGCGGATTCGATCTCGGCGCGGGTGACCTCACCCCCGGCGTGGCCACCGGCCAGCCGGTCGGCGATCTCGCCGACCTCACGCTCGGTGAGCTTGCGGTGCAGGACCGAGAACAGCGCGACATAGTCCTCGCGCGGCACCCCGTGCGGATATCCGGCACGCAACCAGTCCAGTACCGACTCGACGACAGACGTATTCGATGTCATGGCCTCTACTTCTTCGGTGGTTTGGCGCCGAACAGCTGGATGTCGAAGGTGTGGCTGACGAAATCCTTCGCGATGTAGACGATGCCGAGCAGCACCGCGATCGCGACGAGCGCGAAACACGCGTACGCGGCGATCTGCACGATCGAGCCGCGCCGTGTGGTCGCGGCCTCTCCGGCGACGGCGGGTTCGGCCGACCAGAGGCGGA
Encoded here:
- a CDS encoding DUF1304 domain-containing protein, which encodes MTVFALICVGVAVLIHLYIWVLESLLWTRPRTRATFGIDAEQAAATREMAFNQGFYNLFLAIVAAVGIGFAASGNRAVGVALIAAGAGSMVLAGVVLLVSSPDKARAAAIQLVPPLLGCLALALSAAF
- a CDS encoding DUF3349 domain-containing protein, encoding MTSNTSVVESVLDWLRAGYPHGVPREDYVALFSVLHRKLTEREVGEIADRLAGGHAGGEVTRAEIESAIAALALEKPGDDDVKRVAARLVAGGWPLADPADA
- a CDS encoding DUF3349 domain-containing protein, giving the protein MALSGLLAKIVEWLRTGYPQGVPDTDYVPLLALLARRLSHAEIQQVAEELRVQGTLPADKADAGVVITRLTDGMPRESDLVRVRDHLVSAGWPVDENWLD